gaagaggatgaggacCAGGAGCAGCACCCCCAGCAGCACCGCGATGGCACACCACTGTCGGCGGTCTGGGGGCAAGAGGGTCAGAGTTCACAGAGGGGAGGCAGCACCCCCcctcactcccccaccccaggggacTCACCACTGGTCATGTGGGATATTTTGGCCATCTTCCTAAGGACCCCATCCATCCGGGACTGGGTGTGGTCCATCTCCTGAGCAAAGGCGTCCAGCATACTGCCAAGACCAGGAAGGCATCAGCTCCTGGAGGCTCTGTGCACACCGGAGCAGCCGGCCATGGGCTCCTGGCCCACCCCCAGGGTCCCGGTCTCACATGCCCTGCTCGTCCAGCTCCTCCCCAACGCGGCCGGACATGTGTTTCAGAACTGAGATGCTCCCAGACACCATTTCCAGCTGTTGATCCTGCTGGTCCAGGATCAGCTgcagggtggaggggtgggaaCCGAGGTTAGCATGGAGCCCTGACTGTCCGCAGTCTCCTCCAGCCTGGGGCTGCCAGCCGCCTGCACgcacctgctgtgtggcctgcTGCTCTTCAATGTAGCGAGAGGTGGTCGAGACCACACTGGCGTCCAGCAAGTCGCTGGAGGACTTCAGAGTGGCCGGCTTGCCTGTCAGCATCTGTAGGGACCCAGGCGGCAGGCTCAGGGATGGTCGCCCACTCCCGGCAGAGACTAGATGGTGGCTACTCAGGAAGACAGTCTCAGGAGTAGAAAGGCCTGGGTTCCTCCGGGCCATCATTTACTAGCAAGGTGACCTCAAGGCCATACCACTTAACTTtcctgtacctcagtttcctcacctgtaaaatggggagggCTATAAACCCTGTTTTCTGAGGATGGAACAAGGATTTAATAAATTAACCCTGGCATGCTTATAAACCTATATACACAGGTATTTAAGAATCTGaacttaagggacttccctggtggtccagtggttaagaatctgccttccaaaaaaaaaaagaatctgccttccaatgcggggacatgggttcagtccctggttggagaactaaaatcccacaggttggggcttccttgatggctcagtggtagagaatccgcctgccaatgcaggagacacgagttcaatccctggtctaggaagattcccacatgccacggagcaagtaagcccatctgccacaactacagggcctgtgctctagagcccttgaatcttgactactgagcccacatgctgcagctactgaagccctcaaGGTCTGGGCCcatcacaaccagagagtagtcaccgcaacgagagaaaagcctgtgcggTGACAAAGACACAACACggtcaaaaattaattaacttttgatgaaaaaaaatatcccacatgcagtgggggaactaagacctgatgcagccaaataaagaaataagaagaatTTGAACATTAATCCCCAAAACAGCACACCTGGAAGGCATGTGGATCCTGCCACAGGACCCCAAGCTGCTGCAGGCTTCAGTCCCCCACCCTTCCAGACCCCAATGTAGGTGTATCGGTGTATCGAGTGAGGTTGCTGTTACACAACATGCAAAGAATGAACAACACACAACACAGAGGGAAAAGGTGCACACACAGAGGCAGCAGAGAGAATGGGCACAAAAGACAGGAGTGGGGACACACACGGGGCGACCACACCCACAAAAGGGAAATGGTGGATCTACCCAAGGCCGACAGGGATCCACTCAAGGGCCATGATCAGAGAGGTCAAGTGCctacacagattaaaaaaaaaaaaaaaaggcacacggactttcctggtggtccatgggtaagactccaagctcccaatgcaggggccacagggacAAGGGTTCGACCCCCggttggggaaactaagatcccacgtgctgctgGGCACGGcccaaaaaaaggagaaaaaaaagaaaagaaaaaaggtaaacaCATATCCTGGAAACAATAACACAGAGAGCAAGAAAAGGAGACAGGCTGCCACACACAGAGAAAACCTGTGGAGTACAGACCCACAGGAGGGGGCAGAAGGGAttatacacacagagagaaatcAGTTGTGCTCATCCTGAAAGAGCAGGTGGGTAGACAGCATGGAGACAATTGCACGAAGATGAGGACGGATGCGGAGGGACAGACGTACGGGCCCCAGGAAACAGGCGAATGCAGAGGGGCCAGGCTTGCACTCTGAGGCTCAACCCGAGACATAGCAGGTGAGGGCACTGGGTGGGAATGCCTTACCTCCCTGTTATTCCTCTCCATGAAGGCTACGGCTGCCGGGCTGACCATATGATCCTTCATTTCCTACAGATAAGGACAGCATCAGAGAGTAAAAACACACCCCAACCCTCCTCACCCCATCGGAAACTCTCTTCACCTGCACTGCTTCCCGCATCTTCTGCACAAACACTTTTCTCTCCTGAAGGTCTCCAGCTGGGAGCTTGAACTTGCCGGGGTTGGCTTCCACTATGCGTATGCGGCGAGTCAAGAGTCAAAGCCAGAGCCCGACAGAACGTGCGCCCTCCTACGCCTCAAAGTCCTCAACACCTCTTAGGTGTGCAGCCTCCCCCAAGTGCTGGCTCTCAGCGCCCCCTGCCCCTGCAATAGACTCTCCCATGCCACCGCCGCCCCCCAGGATATCAATGGTTTCCTCCAGGTCTTCGAGGTCCCACTCGATGCTGCGCAGGCCATTCCGCAGCTCGTTGGTCGTCCAGTCCAGCTCCTCGCGTCCGACCACCGCGCTCTCCTGCACGAGCTCGCACCACCGCTGGTACAGCCCGCGGGCCGTGTTCACCGCCTTCTGCACCTCGCTGCGGGCAGGGGCACAGCGGGCGCGGCTGGCCGGGGGGAGTAGGCGGTCCTCCCGCCCACCATTACGCCCCCAAACAGGTGGAGAGCTCAGGAGACCCTCATATCCCCCGGCGGACCCCTCCCACATGGCCACGGGGCGATCCCGACGGCGGTGCCCAGAATGCCTGACATGCACCGGCTGGCACGCGGGCACTAATTGGCAAGGGGACACGATATCCCGTGTCCTGCCGCATCGCTGTCACTCACCCTCGGACTACAAAAAAAGGATCTTCGAGAGACATGTCACGCCCCCCACCCTCCCGAGGCCGAATCCCCTCCCTTCTCGGCCTCGG
This genomic window from Cervus canadensis isolate Bull #8, Minnesota chromosome 4, ASM1932006v1, whole genome shotgun sequence contains:
- the STX10 gene encoding syntaxin-10 isoform X2; translation: MSLEDPFFVVRGEVQKAVNTARGLYQRWCELVQESAVVGREELDWTTNELRNGLRSIEWDLEDLEETIGIVEANPGKFKLPAGDLQERKVFVQKMREAVQEMKDHMVSPAAVAFMERNNREMLTGKPATLKSSSDLLDASVVSTTSRYIEEQQATQQLILDQQDQQLEMVSGSISVLKHMSGRVGEELDEQGIMLDAFAQEMDHTQSRMDGVLRKMAKISHMTSDRRQWCAIAVLLGVLLLVLILFFSL
- the STX10 gene encoding syntaxin-10 isoform X1, translating into MWEGSAGGYEGLLSSPPVWGRNGGREDRLLPPASRARCAPARSEVQKAVNTARGLYQRWCELVQESAVVGREELDWTTNELRNGLRSIEWDLEDLEETIGIVEANPGKFKLPAGDLQERKVFVQKMREAVQEMKDHMVSPAAVAFMERNNREMLTGKPATLKSSSDLLDASVVSTTSRYIEEQQATQQLILDQQDQQLEMVSGSISVLKHMSGRVGEELDEQGIMLDAFAQEMDHTQSRMDGVLRKMAKISHMTSDRRQWCAIAVLLGVLLLVLILFFSL
- the STX10 gene encoding syntaxin-10 isoform X3, coding for MSLEDPFFVVRGEVQKAVNTARGLYQRWCELVQESAVVGREELDWTTNELRNGLRSIEWDLEDLEETIGIVEANPGKFKLPAGDLQERKVFVQKMREAVQEMKDHMVSPAAVAFMERNNREMLTGKPATLKSSSDLLDASVVSTTSRYIEEQQATQQLILDQQDQQLEMVSGSISVLKHMSGRVGEELDEQVCWTPLLRRWTTPSPGWMGSLGRWPKYPT